From Enhydrobacter sp., the proteins below share one genomic window:
- a CDS encoding recombinase family protein, with amino-acid sequence MSKRVALYLRVSTDHQTTDNQERELRQVAERAGWQIVEVYKDRGISGAKDRVQRPAFDRMCSDAARRKFDVIASWSIDRLGRSLQGLVAFLSDIHGLGVDLYLHQQGIDTTTPSGKAMFQMMGVFAEFERAMIRERVKAGLERAVAQGRKLGRPRLDSDKERAIRAALRKGGVGVRKIAERVGVGTSAVQRIKAELAAA; translated from the coding sequence ATGTCGAAGAGGGTGGCGCTGTACCTGCGGGTCAGCACGGACCATCAAACGACCGACAATCAGGAGCGCGAGCTGCGCCAAGTGGCGGAGCGGGCGGGATGGCAGATTGTCGAGGTCTACAAGGATCGCGGTATCAGCGGTGCGAAGGATCGAGTGCAGCGGCCGGCATTCGACCGCATGTGCAGCGACGCCGCGCGCCGCAAGTTCGATGTGATCGCTTCTTGGTCAATCGATCGGCTGGGCCGCTCGCTGCAAGGGCTGGTCGCCTTCCTGTCGGACATTCACGGGCTGGGCGTCGATCTCTACCTGCACCAACAGGGGATCGATACGACCACGCCATCGGGCAAGGCGATGTTCCAGATGATGGGCGTGTTTGCCGAATTCGAGCGGGCGATGATCCGTGAGCGGGTCAAGGCCGGCCTGGAGCGGGCGGTGGCACAGGGCCGCAAGCTCGGCCGGCCGCGACTGGACAGCGACAAAGAGCGGGCGATTCGGGCGGCGCTTCGCAAGGGCGGCGTGGGCGTTCGCAAGATTGCCGAGCGAGTGGGCGTCGGTACGTCGGCCGTCCAGCGCATCAAGGCGGAGCTGGCAGCAGCGTAG
- a CDS encoding SDR family oxidoreductase, with protein MFKADLFKGKRFLVTGGGTGLGRIMMEKFVELGADCVICGRRGAVLEETAQEVMAKHPGRRVETHAVDIRIATAVEEMVDRIWAGGPLDGLVNNAAGNFISQTKDLSPRAFDAIANIVLHGTFYITNACGKRWIAEKHKASVLSILTTWVWTGSPFVVPSAMSKAGVAVMTQSLAVEWGRHGIRLNAIAPGPFPTEGAWARLNPMKESDEDRYKSRNPLGRVGRPHELANMAAFLMSDEVEYINGEVIAIDGAMGIMGNGTFSGMLSHSEDDWRRIRETIQTTNAADRAKRG; from the coding sequence ATGTTCAAGGCCGATCTTTTCAAGGGCAAGCGCTTCCTGGTGACCGGTGGCGGCACGGGGCTCGGCCGGATCATGATGGAAAAGTTCGTCGAACTCGGCGCGGATTGCGTGATTTGCGGCCGGCGCGGTGCCGTGCTGGAGGAGACGGCGCAGGAGGTAATGGCGAAGCATCCGGGACGTCGCGTCGAAACGCATGCCGTCGACATCCGCATCGCCACCGCGGTCGAGGAGATGGTCGACCGGATCTGGGCGGGCGGGCCGCTAGACGGGCTGGTCAACAACGCCGCCGGCAACTTCATCTCTCAGACCAAGGATCTCAGCCCGCGCGCCTTCGACGCGATTGCCAACATCGTGCTGCACGGCACGTTTTACATCACGAACGCCTGCGGCAAGCGCTGGATCGCCGAGAAGCACAAGGCAAGCGTGCTCAGCATCCTGACGACCTGGGTGTGGACCGGGAGTCCATTCGTCGTTCCTTCGGCCATGTCGAAGGCCGGTGTCGCCGTCATGACCCAGAGCCTGGCCGTCGAGTGGGGACGCCACGGCATCCGACTCAACGCCATAGCGCCCGGTCCCTTCCCCACCGAGGGCGCCTGGGCGCGGCTCAATCCGATGAAGGAGAGTGACGAGGATCGCTACAAGTCACGTAACCCGCTCGGCCGTGTGGGCAGGCCGCACGAGCTCGCCAACATGGCGGCCTTCCTGATGAGCGACGAGGTCGAATACATCAACGGCGAAGTCATCGCCATCGACGGTGCCATGGGCATCATGGGCAACGGCACTTTCTCCGGCATGCTGTCGCACAGCGAGGACGACTGGCGGCGCATCCGCGAGACCATACAGACGACCAATGCCGCCGATCGCGCCAAGCGCGGTTAG
- a CDS encoding DUF192 domain-containing protein → MLALPFAVSVAGTAEPGRAQNGDIRFKRSALTIVTGGREIKFDVELALTEAERQRGLMFRKRLGPYEGMLFDFHREAPVSFWMKNTLIPLDMIFIAADGTVRHVHANATPLSTDSIPSLFPVRGVLEINGGSAKLLGIKPGDKVRHEIFGNA, encoded by the coding sequence ATGTTGGCCTTGCCGTTCGCAGTGTCGGTCGCCGGGACGGCGGAACCGGGGCGAGCCCAGAACGGCGATATCCGTTTCAAGCGCTCCGCCCTGACGATCGTCACGGGCGGCCGCGAGATCAAATTCGACGTGGAACTCGCCCTGACCGAGGCCGAGCGTCAGCGCGGCCTGATGTTCCGGAAGCGGCTCGGTCCCTACGAGGGCATGCTGTTCGACTTCCACCGCGAGGCGCCGGTCAGCTTCTGGATGAAGAACACGTTGATTCCGCTCGACATGATCTTCATCGCGGCGGACGGCACGGTGCGCCACGTCCATGCCAACGCCACACCGCTCTCGACCGACTCCATTCCGAGCCTGTTCCCCGTGCGCGGCGTGCTCGAGATAAATGGGGGCAGCGCAAAGCTGCTCGGTATCAAGCCCGGCGACAAGGTACGGCACGAGATATTCGGCAACGCGTAG
- a CDS encoding site-specific integrase, with product MTVYRDKQRKSRWCYEFVANGVRYRGVCKSPDGVYARTKADATAAEVAARARAKAEQGMARSGIRPGAYLLGQALLRHIGNQLDSSASHVASLRRIMGELLRFFGPDRAVVDIGVEDIDAYRKFAVAQKRRVWIGGPRKVEEGDEDRPELWRVLDRPRSASEVNHCLDCLRSALRAAHAVRDPRTGERVLPFPPEVKPVHNPGRDPTPMPEAEFSARLAGATPWVAEAASLARLFGLRLAEALMLEVRHLDHEEQCIRLRASETKSGKDQPVYGGDPGWQLLLRLASQARRRGQTRLVTWPGPKWHKAALRGDTVPEDVWRPLKSIRKGWLNTAVRGEIDHPHRFHDLRAGYITGIAKLGSSAITKRLARHASMATTERYIAVAADELARAANRAARRRALRVVK from the coding sequence ATGACCGTCTACAGGGACAAGCAGCGCAAGAGCCGATGGTGCTACGAATTCGTTGCCAACGGCGTCCGCTATCGAGGCGTGTGCAAGAGCCCGGACGGCGTCTATGCCAGGACGAAGGCCGATGCCACGGCCGCCGAAGTGGCTGCCCGCGCACGCGCCAAGGCCGAGCAAGGCATGGCGAGGAGCGGCATTCGGCCCGGTGCCTACTTGCTGGGCCAGGCGCTTCTCCGTCACATCGGCAACCAGCTCGACAGCAGTGCAAGCCACGTCGCCAGTCTGAGGCGAATCATGGGCGAGCTGCTTCGCTTCTTCGGCCCGGATCGTGCGGTGGTGGACATCGGCGTTGAGGACATCGACGCCTATCGCAAGTTCGCGGTGGCGCAGAAGCGCAGGGTGTGGATCGGCGGACCGCGCAAGGTGGAGGAAGGCGACGAAGACCGGCCGGAGCTGTGGAGAGTGCTCGACCGGCCGCGATCCGCTTCCGAGGTCAACCACTGCCTGGACTGCCTGCGGTCCGCGCTGAGAGCAGCGCACGCCGTGCGCGACCCTCGCACAGGCGAACGAGTGTTGCCCTTCCCGCCCGAGGTGAAGCCGGTCCACAACCCCGGCCGCGACCCGACGCCAATGCCGGAGGCGGAGTTCAGCGCGCGACTTGCCGGCGCCACGCCATGGGTAGCCGAAGCGGCGTCATTGGCGCGCCTCTTCGGTCTCAGGCTCGCGGAGGCCTTGATGCTGGAGGTGCGGCACCTCGACCATGAGGAGCAGTGCATCCGCCTTCGCGCGTCGGAGACGAAGAGCGGCAAGGATCAGCCGGTGTATGGCGGCGATCCCGGCTGGCAGCTCCTCCTCCGGTTGGCCAGCCAGGCGCGACGGCGCGGCCAGACGCGCCTTGTGACGTGGCCGGGGCCGAAGTGGCACAAGGCCGCCCTTCGTGGTGACACCGTCCCGGAGGACGTGTGGCGGCCCTTGAAGAGCATCCGCAAGGGGTGGCTGAACACGGCAGTTCGAGGCGAGATCGACCACCCTCACCGCTTCCACGACCTTCGCGCCGGCTACATCACCGGCATTGCCAAGCTGGGCTCGTCCGCGATCACCAAACGCCTCGCGCGCCATGCCAGCATGGCGACCACCGAGCGCTACATCGCCGTCGCGGCCGACGAGCTGGCGCGCGCGGCGAATCGGGCAGCTAGGCGGCGCGCCCTCCGCGTCGTGAAGTAG
- a CDS encoding CspA family cold shock protein, whose product MTTQQGEATVGDGGSIELRGKVKWFNAVKGYGFLALEGDNSDAFLHVTTLRQSGHEDLKPGATVVCAGVRGPKGWQVMKVIEVDSSTALAAAPKPPPIPDGIAMGDYIAALVKWYNNERGYGFVTREATDGDIFVHAAVLRRHGLESLAPGQKVMVRIAEGQKGLQVVEIRAA is encoded by the coding sequence ATGACGACCCAACAGGGAGAGGCAACAGTCGGGGACGGCGGATCGATTGAGCTGCGTGGAAAAGTAAAGTGGTTCAACGCCGTCAAGGGTTATGGGTTTTTGGCCCTTGAAGGCGACAACAGCGACGCGTTCCTGCATGTGACGACACTGCGCCAATCCGGGCATGAGGATCTCAAGCCCGGAGCGACGGTGGTGTGCGCCGGCGTGCGTGGCCCGAAGGGTTGGCAGGTCATGAAGGTGATCGAGGTGGATTCCTCGACCGCCCTCGCGGCTGCGCCCAAACCGCCGCCGATTCCGGACGGCATCGCCATGGGCGATTACATCGCCGCACTGGTGAAATGGTACAATAATGAACGCGGCTACGGCTTCGTCACACGCGAGGCGACCGACGGGGACATCTTCGTGCACGCTGCGGTTCTGCGCCGCCACGGGCTGGAGTCCTTGGCGCCGGGGCAGAAGGTCATGGTGCGCATCGCCGAGGGACAGAAGGGGTTACAGGTCGTCGAGATCCGGGCGGCTTGA
- a CDS encoding superinfection exclusion B family protein: MAEPFSTLLGLVRVATPRVAVALAVASGFVLFGGEWIETAGLKSLRERYAEEFGITFVVSVAFLCAYALFAIGAGAQGLWRRHRRERQRRESLHALTADEKAYLVRYIEEGATTQLFAPEDGIAGGLQAKQIIYRSSNIFDMTDGVPYNLQPWARTCLSLHPELLEDAAKLPPSPRRRRSGW, encoded by the coding sequence ATGGCCGAGCCTTTTTCAACCTTGCTAGGACTAGTGCGCGTGGCCACGCCTCGCGTCGCGGTCGCGCTGGCGGTGGCTTCGGGCTTCGTTCTGTTCGGCGGGGAATGGATCGAAACGGCCGGTCTCAAGAGCCTCCGCGAGCGCTATGCGGAGGAGTTCGGCATCACGTTCGTCGTGTCCGTTGCATTCCTGTGCGCCTATGCTCTGTTCGCGATCGGCGCAGGCGCGCAGGGTCTTTGGCGAAGGCACCGCCGCGAGCGGCAGCGGCGTGAAAGCCTCCATGCCTTGACGGCAGACGAGAAGGCTTATCTCGTGCGGTACATCGAGGAGGGTGCGACGACCCAACTCTTTGCCCCCGAAGACGGCATTGCGGGCGGCTTGCAGGCCAAGCAGATCATCTACAGATCCAGCAACATCTTCGACATGACGGACGGCGTGCCGTACAACCTGCAACCGTGGGCGCGCACGTGCCTATCGCTTCACCCTGAGTTGTTGGAGGACGCGGCTAAGCTGCCGCCATCTCCAAGGCGTCGGCGTTCCGGGTGGTGA
- a CDS encoding ETC complex I subunit, whose protein sequence is MKVRIFKPAKTAMQSGQANTREWVMESEIAPKGVDPLMGWTTSRNTMEQVRLWFPTLDEAKAHAERNGWQYTIERPHARPVRPKAYADNFAYTRVGRWTH, encoded by the coding sequence ATGAAGGTCCGTATCTTCAAGCCGGCCAAGACGGCCATGCAATCGGGTCAAGCCAACACCCGCGAATGGGTGATGGAAAGCGAGATCGCGCCCAAGGGCGTCGATCCCCTGATGGGCTGGACGACCTCGCGCAACACCATGGAGCAGGTTCGGCTGTGGTTTCCCACACTCGACGAGGCCAAGGCGCACGCCGAGCGCAACGGCTGGCAGTACACGATCGAGCGGCCGCACGCGCGGCCCGTCAGACCGAAAGCCTACGCCGACAATTTTGCCTACACCCGCGTCGGTCGCTGGACGCATTGA
- a CDS encoding DUF2237 domain-containing protein, translating to MFDQTPEEGRGGRAPSINVLGGPLQPCSAEPLTGFYRDGCCNTGREDAGLHTVCAVMTKEFLAFSKSAGNDLSTPMPQYGFAGLKPGNRWCLCAARWKEALEAGAAPQVVLEATHAATLHIVSLDELKKFAFDAR from the coding sequence ATGTTTGACCAGACCCCCGAGGAAGGACGCGGCGGCCGCGCGCCGTCGATCAACGTGCTGGGCGGGCCCTTGCAGCCCTGTTCAGCCGAACCGCTGACGGGATTCTACCGTGACGGGTGTTGCAACACCGGTCGCGAGGATGCCGGCCTGCATACGGTTTGCGCGGTGATGACGAAGGAGTTCCTCGCCTTCTCGAAGTCGGCGGGCAACGATCTTTCCACGCCGATGCCGCAGTACGGCTTCGCCGGCCTCAAGCCGGGCAACCGCTGGTGCCTGTGCGCGGCTCGCTGGAAGGAGGCGCTCGAGGCCGGGGCCGCGCCGCAGGTCGTGCTCGAGGCGACGCACGCCGCAACACTCCACATTGTGTCCCTCGACGAACTCAAAAAATTTGCATTCGATGCGCGCTGA
- a CDS encoding response regulator, whose protein sequence is MRKPPLVLVADDMPANVEILQMRLQSRGYEVAVAADGNSALAGIVDLKPDLILLDIMMPGIDGIEVCRRVRADPSLPYMPIVMVTAKTDKKDVAAGLDAGADDYLPKPFDHAELMARVRSMLRIKELYDELTELNADLELRVRDQVQRIERLGRLRRFLPPQVADLMLAKGEAVLDSHRREIVVAFCDLRGFTTFSETAEPEDVMSLLNTYHSTLGPIMQKHGATVDRFAGDGAILYFNDPLPVPDAPQRAIRMAAEMRAQMAGLCHGWRRRGDELGFGVGIAQGHATLGRIGFEARSDYTAIGSVMNLAARLSDAAADGEILVTRRLAVACDGIAEFDEERPRELKGFSRPVPVSNLRSLKA, encoded by the coding sequence ATGCGCAAGCCCCCACTCGTTCTTGTTGCCGACGATATGCCGGCAAACGTGGAAATCCTGCAGATGCGCCTGCAGAGCCGCGGCTATGAAGTCGCGGTGGCTGCCGACGGAAACAGTGCCCTCGCCGGCATCGTCGATCTCAAGCCCGACCTCATCCTGCTCGACATCATGATGCCCGGCATCGACGGCATCGAGGTCTGCCGCCGCGTGCGCGCCGACCCGAGCCTGCCCTACATGCCGATCGTCATGGTTACGGCCAAGACCGACAAGAAGGACGTCGCCGCCGGCCTGGACGCCGGCGCCGACGATTACCTTCCCAAACCGTTCGACCACGCGGAACTCATGGCGCGCGTGCGTTCCATGCTGCGCATCAAGGAGCTCTACGACGAACTCACCGAACTCAACGCCGATCTGGAGCTGCGGGTCCGCGATCAGGTGCAACGAATCGAGCGGTTGGGCCGATTGCGCCGTTTCCTGCCGCCACAGGTCGCCGACCTGATGCTGGCCAAGGGCGAGGCGGTCCTCGACAGCCACCGGCGCGAGATCGTCGTGGCATTCTGCGATCTGCGCGGCTTCACGACCTTCTCCGAAACGGCGGAGCCCGAAGATGTCATGTCGCTGCTGAACACCTATCACAGCACACTCGGCCCGATCATGCAGAAGCATGGCGCCACCGTCGACCGCTTTGCCGGCGATGGTGCAATCTTGTACTTCAACGATCCGCTCCCCGTGCCGGATGCGCCGCAGCGGGCCATTCGCATGGCCGCCGAAATGCGCGCACAGATGGCGGGACTTTGCCACGGCTGGCGCAGGCGCGGCGATGAGTTGGGCTTCGGCGTCGGCATCGCCCAGGGGCATGCCACACTCGGCCGCATCGGCTTCGAGGCACGCTCCGACTACACCGCCATCGGCTCGGTGATGAACCTCGCCGCCCGCCTATCCGATGCGGCCGCGGACGGGGAGATCCTGGTCACGCGTCGTCTCGCCGTGGCTTGCGACGGCATCGCGGAGTTCGACGAGGAGCGGCCGCGCGAGCTAAAGGGCTTCAGTCGGCCGGTGCCAGTCAGCAACCTCAGATCCCTCAAGGCCTGA
- a CDS encoding DUF927 domain-containing protein, with amino-acid sequence MTDRPDEETPEQRAMREFLESQEATRSVTSNGPRDRAKPAPVDQSQAAADTTQRQPRSSAQKPARRSPSAASNVVLSEFEMTPQGLIWASSDKSKAAVHVCGPFEVEAQTRDEQGENWGVLLGWNDPDGRHHEWAMPRSLLATDGREVRATLLDRGLYVSPLEPARKALMAYLSAFNPEASALSVSRGGWHAAGDQSVFVLPDEVFGAPAGERVVLQTTHAMPHAFRQAGEIAEWKAQVAKLAVGNTRLALAIAAAFAAPLVEVAGEESGGINFQGGSRLGKSTALRVAGSVWGGGGVSGYIRQWRGTANGLEGVAAQHCDALLCLDEMGQVDAREAGEVAYLLANGAGKSRAGRDGLSRTPPTWRTLFLSTGELSLADKMQEAGHRARVGQEVRLVDVPADAGAGSGMFETLHGYADGDAFARHLRDITARVYGTPIRAFLQRLTAELAVSRINFIEELKGERDEFLARHVPDQASGQVLSVAGRFALVAAAGNLATLWGLTGWPAGEAERAAGTCFKAWLDRRGSAGSGEVMAGIAQVVQFIEAHGASRFETIGEAARVDGHGRAVEVRTINRVGFKRSDETGRLQYLVLAKSWTAEVCKGQDARLIARALHDQGALLADLSKTGGKFSQTVRVPGHGPVRVYVLSSRILGDDDGAEDEATDAATDEDARRAPDSSLPLSD; translated from the coding sequence ATGACCGATCGGCCCGACGAAGAAACACCCGAACAGCGGGCTATGCGGGAATTCCTCGAATCGCAGGAGGCTACCCGAAGCGTAACGAGCAACGGGCCACGCGACCGCGCCAAGCCGGCGCCAGTAGACCAATCGCAGGCAGCAGCAGACACCACCCAGCGACAGCCCCGCAGTTCGGCTCAGAAGCCCGCCAGGCGCTCGCCGAGCGCTGCGAGCAACGTTGTCCTGTCCGAGTTCGAGATGACTCCACAGGGGCTGATTTGGGCCAGCTCCGACAAGTCCAAGGCGGCGGTCCATGTCTGCGGTCCCTTCGAGGTGGAGGCGCAGACGAGAGACGAGCAGGGCGAGAATTGGGGCGTGCTACTCGGTTGGAACGATCCGGACGGTCGCCACCACGAATGGGCGATGCCGCGCTCGCTCCTGGCGACAGACGGTCGCGAGGTGCGCGCCACCCTTCTCGACCGTGGCCTGTACGTGTCGCCGCTGGAGCCAGCCCGCAAGGCCCTTATGGCTTATCTCTCGGCTTTCAACCCGGAGGCATCGGCGTTGAGCGTATCGCGCGGCGGATGGCACGCCGCCGGCGATCAGTCGGTGTTCGTGCTGCCCGATGAAGTCTTCGGCGCGCCCGCAGGTGAGAGAGTGGTGCTGCAGACCACGCACGCTATGCCTCATGCCTTTCGGCAAGCCGGCGAGATTGCAGAATGGAAAGCCCAGGTCGCAAAGCTGGCCGTTGGCAACACCCGCTTGGCGTTAGCGATCGCCGCCGCCTTCGCGGCCCCTCTTGTCGAGGTGGCCGGCGAGGAATCGGGCGGCATCAACTTCCAGGGTGGGTCGCGGCTCGGCAAGTCCACGGCCCTTCGTGTCGCCGGCAGCGTGTGGGGCGGTGGTGGCGTATCAGGCTACATCAGGCAGTGGCGTGGCACGGCGAACGGCCTCGAAGGCGTCGCAGCTCAACACTGCGATGCGCTCCTCTGTCTGGACGAGATGGGCCAGGTGGACGCGCGCGAGGCTGGCGAGGTCGCCTATCTGCTGGCGAACGGCGCCGGCAAGAGCCGCGCCGGTCGCGACGGTCTATCGCGCACACCGCCGACGTGGCGCACGCTCTTCCTGTCCACTGGCGAGCTGTCGTTGGCCGACAAGATGCAGGAAGCCGGACACCGCGCGCGAGTCGGGCAAGAGGTCCGATTGGTCGACGTGCCCGCCGATGCTGGCGCCGGTAGCGGCATGTTCGAGACCTTGCACGGTTACGCCGATGGCGACGCCTTCGCGCGACATCTTCGCGACATCACGGCAAGGGTCTATGGCACACCCATCCGGGCCTTCCTCCAACGCCTGACAGCCGAGCTGGCCGTTAGCCGGATCAACTTCATTGAGGAACTGAAAGGCGAGCGCGACGAATTCCTTGCCCGCCACGTCCCCGACCAAGCATCGGGACAGGTTCTCTCTGTTGCCGGTCGCTTCGCGCTGGTGGCCGCAGCCGGCAACCTTGCGACGCTATGGGGTCTCACGGGCTGGCCAGCCGGCGAGGCCGAGCGCGCGGCCGGAACGTGCTTCAAGGCGTGGCTGGATCGACGTGGCTCAGCCGGTTCAGGCGAGGTCATGGCCGGCATCGCCCAGGTCGTACAGTTCATCGAGGCGCACGGCGCATCGCGCTTCGAGACCATTGGCGAAGCCGCGCGCGTTGACGGCCATGGTCGAGCAGTCGAAGTCCGAACCATCAACCGCGTCGGCTTCAAACGGAGCGACGAAACCGGCCGACTCCAGTATCTGGTGCTGGCGAAGAGCTGGACGGCGGAAGTCTGCAAAGGCCAGGACGCACGCCTTATCGCTCGCGCCCTTCACGATCAGGGCGCGTTGCTGGCCGATCTATCGAAGACAGGCGGCAAATTCTCCCAGACCGTTCGCGTGCCAGGTCATGGCCCGGTCCGCGTCTACGTCCTCAGCTCGAGGATCCTTGGCGACGACGACGGCGCCGAGGATGAGGCAACCGACGCGGCGACCGACGAAGACGCGCGGCGTGCGCCAGACAGCTCCCTGCCGTTGTCGGACTGA
- a CDS encoding response regulator: MTKRVLVVEDTEDNRRILRDLLEVAGYGIVEANDGLQGVARAIETTPDLILMDMQMPGIDGYEATRRIKANETTSRIPIIAVTSFALSGDQEKAMSAGCDDYVAKPYSPRALLAKIRSYLD; encoded by the coding sequence GTGACCAAGAGGGTGCTGGTGGTCGAGGATACGGAGGACAACCGACGGATCCTGCGCGACCTGCTCGAGGTCGCAGGATACGGGATCGTCGAGGCCAACGACGGTCTGCAGGGCGTCGCCAGGGCCATCGAAACCACTCCCGACTTGATCCTCATGGACATGCAGATGCCGGGCATCGACGGCTACGAGGCGACCCGTCGCATCAAGGCGAACGAGACGACCAGTCGCATACCGATCATCGCCGTCACGTCCTTCGCGCTGTCCGGCGACCAGGAAAAGGCGATGTCCGCCGGATGCGACGACTACGTCGCCAAGCCCTACAGCCCGCGCGCCCTGCTGGCCAAGATTCGCTCCTACCTCGACTGA
- a CDS encoding PAS domain S-box protein, which produces MPATASSAAVDAAEPFHLDEQTFQNEIRIAQSMHLVAQAPTLVFGNIIGALIGCLIFIDYVPLSLSALWLLIPLLCLPMVLSWLKLRGRPRPASVTPRRIRTLTVYSTILGIAWAVVPVVFVANKGAAPPLAVAMMLAGMTVLCMGAVAAISPLPAATIGYFLPLLTVTFVIALFERPGPYNPWALLSGLLIPGMLAFLNANWRSFKRNVAIAAERAALAAQQTLEVERRARAEAAVKTSEERLRAIIEALPIPVAIFRLYDAQTVYANRWVADLVGLTLEEFFALKSSDLLTPQVVADMGRRLRSSNAAIEDTVQLRRKDGQEMWVRLSSALMTYGGAKCVLTAAEDITLRREYEERLRTAKQAAEDANKAKSQFLANMSHELRTPLNAILGYTELMADGIYGDLPAKAADVLERVQSNGRHLLDLINDVLDLSKIEAGQFTLANEPYDMGSVVQSVIAATEGLAKSKGIGLRTDVSSGLLGGIGDERRLTQVLLNLVGNALKFTDAGTVEVSVRCIADRFDLRVRDTGPGIAAEDQQLIFEEFRQVDNTSTRRKGGTGLGLAITRRIVEMHGGTLRVESAPGKGATFIVDLPVQAGIGGAS; this is translated from the coding sequence ATGCCTGCAACCGCCAGTTCAGCGGCAGTAGACGCTGCCGAGCCGTTCCATCTCGACGAGCAGACCTTCCAAAACGAGATTCGCATCGCACAGTCGATGCACCTCGTTGCGCAGGCCCCGACGCTGGTCTTCGGCAACATCATCGGCGCTCTGATCGGCTGCCTGATTTTCATCGACTATGTCCCCCTTTCGCTGTCCGCCCTGTGGTTGCTGATCCCGTTGCTCTGCCTGCCTATGGTACTGAGCTGGCTCAAGTTGCGCGGCAGGCCGCGGCCGGCCTCGGTGACCCCGCGACGAATCCGCACTCTGACGGTCTACTCGACGATCCTCGGCATCGCCTGGGCGGTGGTGCCAGTCGTCTTCGTCGCCAACAAGGGCGCGGCGCCGCCGCTTGCCGTCGCCATGATGCTGGCCGGCATGACCGTGCTCTGTATGGGTGCCGTCGCCGCGATCTCTCCCCTGCCCGCGGCAACGATCGGCTATTTCCTGCCGTTGCTGACCGTTACCTTCGTGATCGCACTGTTCGAACGGCCAGGCCCCTACAATCCCTGGGCGCTGCTCAGCGGACTGTTGATTCCCGGGATGCTGGCGTTCCTGAACGCCAATTGGCGCAGTTTCAAGCGCAACGTCGCCATCGCCGCCGAACGGGCCGCACTCGCTGCCCAACAGACGCTCGAGGTGGAGCGCCGCGCCCGCGCCGAGGCCGCGGTCAAGACCAGCGAGGAGCGGCTGCGGGCCATCATCGAGGCGTTGCCCATTCCGGTAGCGATCTTTCGATTGTATGACGCCCAGACGGTCTATGCCAATCGCTGGGTAGCGGACCTCGTCGGCCTCACGCTCGAAGAGTTCTTCGCCCTGAAGAGCTCCGATCTTCTCACGCCGCAAGTAGTGGCCGACATGGGGCGGAGGCTGCGCTCGTCGAATGCCGCCATCGAAGACACGGTCCAGCTGCGCCGAAAGGACGGGCAGGAAATGTGGGTGCGGCTGTCGTCGGCACTGATGACTTATGGCGGTGCCAAGTGCGTGCTTACGGCTGCCGAGGACATCACCCTTCGGCGCGAATACGAGGAGCGATTGCGGACGGCCAAGCAGGCAGCCGAGGACGCCAACAAGGCCAAGAGCCAGTTTCTCGCCAACATGAGTCACGAACTGCGTACGCCGCTCAACGCCATCCTCGGCTACACCGAGCTGATGGCCGACGGTATCTATGGGGATCTGCCGGCAAAGGCGGCCGATGTGCTGGAACGCGTGCAGAGCAACGGTCGTCATCTCCTCGACCTGATCAACGACGTGCTCGACCTGTCCAAGATCGAGGCCGGCCAGTTCACCTTGGCCAACGAGCCCTACGACATGGGATCTGTCGTGCAGTCGGTGATCGCCGCCACCGAGGGGCTGGCAAAGAGCAAGGGGATCGGCCTGCGCACCGATGTCTCCTCCGGCCTGCTGGGCGGCATTGGCGACGAGCGGCGGCTCACCCAGGTCCTGCTCAACCTCGTCGGCAATGCACTGAAATTCACCGATGCCGGCACGGTCGAAGTGTCGGTCCGCTGCATCGCCGATCGCTTCGACCTTCGCGTGCGCGATACCGGTCCCGGCATTGCCGCCGAGGACCAACAGCTCATTTTCGAGGAGTTCCGGCAGGTCGACAATACGAGTACCCGCCGCAAGGGCGGCACCGGCCTCGGCCTCGCCATCACCCGACGGATCGTCGAAATGCACGGCGGCACGTTGCGCGTCGAGTCGGCTCCGGGCAAGGGTGCGACCTTCATCGTCGACCTGCCGGTTCAGGCCGGAATTGGGGGTGCCTCGTGA